A genomic stretch from Clavelina lepadiformis chromosome 5, kaClaLepa1.1, whole genome shotgun sequence includes:
- the LOC143460333 gene encoding sodium-dependent glucose transporter 1A-like, producing MTDSLDCVQTEKQVTGTLLAENAQSQASKNDKSSCNPSVNLARYLLSIALGGGFFGMGFASSIFGLALPTLAENLSIELKDVSPVLIARGAGYLSGSLIMGFLERKVDIHFLTISALTVMTVGLVLTPVILNLVVFYVTIALSRLGMGSYETIANVFCLYLWGKKAEPVMQFLHFCFCLGSAITPFVAKPFLNEAQHANSSVNESYVTLKYIDSSGIPFISIPYFIFSVFLVVIIIFIALLRTCKPLSLSESQQKNTIKLEGKRFRLGMLLFLFTFYFVYVAMEASFSSFLYAFSISSKSGLGYSKEIGSNLIALSLFSIVVGQFCAIFMSKKFSPTTILTVDLLGVAVGAIIMMILPTYSKGAPWIFWIAIAMTGLFRTSIYGTTFLWAERYITVNGRAACTFIIGGALGEMTLPIPVGQLIASEPLSFLYFHGGFTLSLILLFVAMRKFASTQGQRLKRDVLGNLSAQLGQSEDGVSKIESTVT from the exons ATGACGGATAGCTTAGATTGTGTGCAAACTGAAAAACAGGTTACTGGAACATTACTGGCTGAAAATGCCCAATCACAAGCCAGCAAGAATGATAAATCTAGTTGTAATCCTTCTGTGAATTTGGCGCGATATCTTTTGAGCATTGCACTTGGAGGCGGCTTCTTTGGCATG GGATTTGCATCCAGCATATTTGGCCTTGCTCTTCCTACATTAGCCGAAAATCTCTCAATAGAGTTAAAAGATGTCTCTCCTGTGTTGATTGCTCGAGGGGCTGGTTATCTATCTGGCTCACTTATTATGGGTTTCTTGGAGAG GAAGGTGGATATTCATTTTCTTACCATAAGTGCTTTGACAGTGATGACAGTTGGGTTGGTTCTAACTCCTGTGATTCTTAATCTGGTTGTGTTTTATGTCACTATTGCCTTATCCCGCCTTGGTATGGGCTCATACGAAACAA TTGCAAATGTCTTTTGCCTTTACCTTTGGGGCAAAAAAGCGGAACCAGTGATGCAGTTTCttcatttttgcttttgtctCGGCTCTGCAATCACTCCATTTGTAGCCAAGCCTTTTCTCAATGAAGCCCAACATGCCAACAGTTCAGTTAACG AGTCATATGTCACGTTGAAGTACATAGATTCTTCTGGAATACCGTTTATCAGCATTCCCTACTTCATATTTTCGGTGTTTCTCGTcgttattataatttttattgcattgttaAGAACTTGCAAGCCATTGAGCTTATCGGAATCTCAGCAGAAAAACACTATAAAACTTGAAGGAAAACGATTTAG GCTTGGAATGTTATTATTTCTCTTcacgttttattttgtttatgttgCCATGGAAGCCAGTTTTTCCAGTTTTCTCTACGCATTTAGTATAAGTTCAAAGTCTGGGCTCGGTTATTCCAAAGAGATTGGTTCAAATCTAATTGCACTTTCACTTTTTTCGATTGTCGTCGGTCAATTCTGTGCTATTTTTATGTCGAAGAAATTCTCCCCAACCA CAATATTAACTGTTGACTTGCTGGGTGTCGCTGTTGGAGCCATTATTATGATGATTCTTCCAACCTACTCGAAAGGCGCGCCGTGGATATTTTGGATAGCCATTGCAATGACAGGTCTCTTTCGAACTAGCATTTACGGAACAACGTTTTTATGGGCGGAACGATACATCACTGTCAATGGCAg AGCTGCCTGTACATTCATTATTGGTGGTGCCTTGGGCGAAATGACTTTGCCTATTCCCGTTGGTCAACTGATCGCATCGGAACCACTGtcctttttgtattttcatggCGGTTTTACACTAAGCTTGATACTTCTTTTTGTTGCAATGAGGAAATTTGCTTCCACGCAGGGCCAGAGGCTTAAAAG GGATGTGTTAGGAAACCTTTCCGCTCAGTTAGGTCAATCAGAAGACGGTGTTTCAAAGATTGAATCAACAGTAACGTGA
- the LOC143460334 gene encoding isocitrate dehydrogenase [NAD] subunit beta, mitochondrial-like, with protein sequence MAGVARRFAFLATQRAFPACSSVLTSQTRLPQTLFAQKMSTAAEVSDKFRVTMIPGDGIGPELMNSVKQIFNAADVPIHFEEFWISEVQDRCSDEKIEEMIASVTRNKVAIKGILTTPTWFDLGELQSVNMQIRKKLDLYANVVRVRSLPGIKTRHGELDIVVIREQTEGEYSALEHESVPGVIESLKIITRAKSERIAKFAFDYAMKHDRQKVTAIHKANIMKLADGMFLDSCRKISKLYPKIKFESMIVDNTCMQLTSHPSQFDVMVMPNLYGNIIDNLAAGLVGGAGVVPGESYSPECVVFESGARHPFAQAVGRNIANPTAILMCSKNMLYHMNLSSHAKLVESSLLKVLREGKVKTTDLKGYATTTEFTNAIINNLGKA encoded by the exons ATGGCAGGAGTTGCAAGAAGGTTTGCATTTCTAGCGACTCAG CGGGCTTTTCCAGCATGTTCGTCGGTGTTGACATCACAAACTCGTCTGCCACAGACATTATTTGCTCAG AAAATGTCAACAGCTGCAGAAGTGTCGGACAAGTTCCGAGTTACAATGATTCCTGGAGATGGCATTGGACCAGAACTCATGAATTCTGTTAAA caaatttttaaTGCTGCTGATGTGCCAATCCATTTTGAAGAATTTTGGATAAGCGAAGTGCAAGACCGTTGTTCTGATGAGAAAATAGAAGAAATGATTGCATCAGTCACCAGAAACAAAGTTGCCATTAAAG GAATCTTAACCACACCAACATGGTTTGACTTGGGAGAATTGCAGAGTGTCAACATGCAGATCAG GAAGAAACTTGACCTTTATGCTAACGTTGTTCGTGTAAGAAGTCTGCCGGGTATCAAAACACGTCATGGTGAATTGGATATTGTTGTCATTCGTGAACAAACTGAAGGGGAATACAGTGCTTTGGAACACGAG AGTGTACCTGGAGTCATTGAGTCATTGAAAATAATAACTAGAGCAAAATCTGAGAGGATCGCAAAATTTGCGTTTGATTATGCTATGAAACACGACCGTCAAAAAGTAACCGCAATACACAAAGCCAACATCAT GAAACTAGCCGATGGGATGTTTCTTGATTCATGTCGTaagatttcaaaactttatcCAAAGATAAAATTTGAATCGATGATTGTGGATAATACGTGCATGCAG CTGACTTCGCATCCATCTCAATTTGATGTGATGGTCATGCCAAATCTTTATGGAAACATTATCGATAACCTTGCAGCGGGGTTAGTTGGCGGGGCAGGTGTTGTACCGGGTGAAAGTTACAGCCCCGAATGCGTCGTTTTTGAAAGT GGAGCTCGACATCCTTTTGCTCAAGCTGTGGGTAGAAATATCGCAAATCCCACAGCCATACTGATGTGCTCCAAAAATATGTTGTACCATATGAA cCTTTCAAGCCATGCCAAGCTTGTTGAAAGTTCACTGCTAAAAGTATTACGAGAAGGAAAG GTTAAAACAACAGATTTGAAGGGATACGCCACTACTACAGAGTTTACCAACGCTATTATCAATAACTTGGGAAAAGCCTAA
- the LOC143460327 gene encoding WD repeat-containing protein 1-like, translating to MVKISKKSAFAPLPPTTRATSLVMGADPKGKNFLYCTKNCVVIRDIENPMEFDGYYAHQKPPTCAKYSPSGFYICSGDSSGKIRIWDTTQAEHILKYEYQPISGKICDIAWDGENKRIAVCGQGREKFSHVFLWDSGSSVGTLSGPGKSCNSCDLKMSRPYRCIVASEDFNTYFYEGPPFKYKLKQEGTRFANCCRFSPDGKYYAAANSDGTIELCDGKTGEQIGGFGEPKAHDGGVYSICFSPDSSELLSASADKSCKIWNVESRETVVKFVMGNTIDDQQLSCLWQGKYLLTVSLSGDITYLNRDDPCKPLRVLSGHNKSISSLALKPNEAIFTASFDGNIVKWNPETGDTVRLSGKGHGTIVKAMVYNACENQLVSIGSDNKVRFTDCDSCVYSPDAVISVDSEPASMAITADEYIVVACEKEMLLIKDQKKLSAFPFKDNSHPVVLAVAGSKIIASGKKEHGHNIQGQICHVYDIGGHSITDTGVTFELRNKVSAIASSPDGARLAVADEKVIKIYEVCDGFKEKPKELHGHSNNCTSLAWAPDNQHLASGSIDNRLFVWDTSDQKNHSIIAHYKSDIRAVGWLNGNTLVSVADDAIVKQWTVSF from the exons ATGgtaaaaataagcaaaa AATCTGCATTTGCGCCTCTGCCTCCCACAACTCGGGCTACGTCTTTGGTGATGGGCGCTGATCCAAAGGGAAAGAATTTTCTCTATTGCACAAAAAATTGTGTAGTTATTCGAGATATAGAG aaTCCAATGGAATTTGATGGTTACTATGCTCACCAAAAACCTCCGACTTGTGCCAAATATTCTCCATCTGGCTTCTACATTTGCTCTGGTGATTCATCTGGGAAAATTAGAATTTGGGACACCACACAAGCTGAACATATCTTAAAG TATGAGTATCAACCGATTAGTGGAAAGATCTGTGACATTGCTTGGGATGGCGAAAACAAGCGCATCGCTGTTTGTGGTCAGGGGCGTgagaa ATTTTCTCATGTATTCTTATGGGATAGTGGTTCAAGTGTTGGTACGTTAAGTGGACCCGGTAAGTCTTGCAACTCTTGCGACCTCAAGATGAGTAGGCCCTACCGCTGTATTGTGGCATCTGAAGACTTCAACACTTACTTCTACGAAGGGCCTCCTTTCAAATATAAGCTTAAACAG GAGGGTACAAGGTTTGCCAATTGCTGTAGATTTTCTCCTGACGGAAAATACTACGCTGCTGCTAATTCTGACGGAACAATTGAACTTTGCGATGGAAAGACCGGCGAACAG ATTGGAGGATTTGGCGAACCAAAAGCTCATGATGGAGGGGTGTACAGCATTTGTTTCAGTCCAGACAGCTCTGAGTTGCTCTCGGCCTCTGCTGACAAATCCTGCAAGATTTGGAATGTGGAATCGAGAGAGACAGTTGT AAAATTTGTAATGGGAAACACAATCGATGACCAACAGTTATCCTGTCTCTGGCAAGGGAAATATCTCCTCACTGTATCTCTATCTG GTGATATTACATACTTGAATCGGGATGATCCCTGCAAACCTTTGCGCGTTCTCTCTGGTCACAACAAGTCCATTTCAAGCCTGGCTTTAAAGCCGAATGAAGCCATTTTCACCG cgAGTTTTGACGGCAATATTGTGAAGTGGAACCCTGAAACTGGAGATACTGTAAGATTAAGTGGGAAAGGACATGGCACCATA GTTAAGGCCATGGTGTACAATGCTTGTGAAAATCAGTTGGTTTCTATTGGCTCGGACAACAAAGTTCGTTTCACTGACTGCGACAGCTGCGTATACAGCCCTGATGCAGTTATCAGCGTCGATAGCGAACCTGCTTCAATGGCGATAACTGCTGATGAATATATCGTTGTCGCTTGCGAAAAAGAG ATGCTACTCATAAAAGACCAGAAGAAGCTGTCAGCTTTCCCGTTCAAGGATAATTCTCACCCGGTCGTGTTGGCTGTCGCTGGGAGCAAAATAATCGCGAGTGGAAAA AAAGAGCACGGGCACAATATCCAAGGGCAGATCTGCCATGTTTACGACATCGGAGGCCACTCAATAACAGACACCGGTGTCACTTTCGAACTGAGGAACAAAGTCAGCGCCATTGCATCTTCCCCGGATGGCGCTAGACTAGCTGTGGCTGATGAAAAAGTTATTAAGATATACGAAGTTTGTGATGGCTTCAAG GAAAAGCCAAAAGAATTGCATGGACATAGTAACAACTGTACCTCCCTGGCATGGGCACCTGACAACCAACATCTTGCATCTGGTAGTATTGACAACAGATTGTTTGTTTGGGACACATCGGATCAGAAAAACCACTCCATAA TCGCCCATTATAAAAGTGATATCCGCGCAGTCGGTTGGCTAAACGGAAACACATTGGTCTCTGTTGCGGATGATGCTATTGTGAAGCAATGGACGGTTTCTTTCTGA